The DNA window GACCCGGACGCCGGGCGAGAGGACGCAGTGGTCGACCGCGCCGCCGGCGATGATCGAGCCCATCGACAGGATCGACTCGTTCGCCTGGCCGCCCTCCACCAGCTTCGCGCCCGGGTACTGCGGGAAGCTCGTGTAGATCGGCCATTGCCGGTTGTAGAGGTTGAACACCGGGTCGATCGACACCAGGTCCATGTGCGCCTCGTGGTACGAGTCGAGCGTCCCGACGTCGCGCCAGTAGAACCGGTCCCGGTCGGTCGCGCCGGGCACCTCGTTCTCGGCGAAGTCGTACACGTACGCCTCGCCCTTCGCGGTCAGCAGCGGGATGATCGAGCCGCCCATGTCGTGGACCGAGCCCTCGTCGTCCGCGTCCAGCCGGAGCGCCTCGAGCAGCACATCGGTCGAGAAGACGTAGTTGCCCATCGAGACGAACGACTCATCCGGACTGTCCGCGAGGCCCGGCGGGTTGGCCGGCTTCTCCAGGAACGCCTCGATCTCACGCCCCGACGGCCCGCCGGCCTGGATCACGCCGAACGCCGACGCCTGCGAGCGCGGCATCCGGATCCCCGCGACCGTCACGCCCGCGCCCGTGGCGATGTGCTGGTCGACCATCTGCGACGCGTCCATCCGGTACACGTGGTCCGCGCCGAACACCACGACGTGGTCCGGCTGGTCGTCGTAGATGAGGTTCAGCGACTGGTAGATCGCGTCCGCACTGCCCTGGTACCACCGAGGTCCGAGCCGCTGCTGCGCCGGCACCGGCGTCACGTAGTTGCCGAGCAGCGTCGACATGCGCCAGGTCAGCGACACGTGCCGGTCGAGCGAGTGCGACTTGTACTGCGTCAGCACACAGAGCTGCCGGTACTCCGCGTTCGCGAGATTGGAGAGCACGAAGTCGATGAGCCGGTACGTGCCGCCGAACGGGACCGCGGGTTTCGCACGGTCAGCGGTCAACGGCAGCAGCCGTTTGCCTTCCCCGCCGGCGAGAACGATGCCGAGAACGCGCGGTTGCCTGGCCATGTGCGCACCCTATTCGCACTAGTCAAACGTAAGGGACTACTTCTGTTTCCATTCTTCGTAGAGCAAGCCGAACACCTGTTCATCGACACGCTCGCCATCGACGTACCCCACGGAGCGAAGAACACCCTCGCGGACGAAGCCTGCCGCCTCCGCGACCTTGATCATGCCGGTATTGGTCGTCAACGTCTCGCAGCCGATCCGCAGCAGGGCGCGGATGCGGAAGCCGTAGTCGAGCAGCACGCGGACGGCATCCAGGCCGTAGCCCTGCCCACGCGCTTCGGGAACGAGCGAGAGGCCGAGGTGCGCGACGCGCTGGTGCACGTCGATGCCCCACAGCAGCCCGTACCCGACGCCGCTCCCCACCTCGTCCGCCCGGTCGCGGGGAACGATCGTGAACAGCGCCATCGCCTTGTCGAGGTCGACCAGCTCCTTGTCGTACCGCGCGTAGGCGGCCTCGAGCGACTCCGGGCGCCACGGCCTGGTGTTGGTCAACTGCTGCAGGTCGGCATCGGACTCGAGCCGGTGCAGCATCGGTACGTCGTCGCGGGTCGTCGCGCGAAGCAGGACTCGTTCCCCGTTCAGCATGGCCCGATATTCGCATAGCCCGCTTGGCTCTGCGGGGGAGAATGGGCAGGTGCCTGAACTGATTCAGCCCGTTGCCCGGGTCCACCTGTCGTTCCTCGCCGCGGTCCAGGAGTTCCTCGCCGAGGGGCGCGGGCAGGCGTCCGACCGGACGATGCTCGGCCGCGAGACGCAGAAGTACGGCGGGACCTGGTCGACGCCGGCCGGGTTCGCCGCGTACGTCGAGGCCATCAAGGCCGACGCGCTACCCGAGACGCCGCGCGCGGAGGGCATCGTCCCCGCGACGACGCTCTGGTACGTCGACGGTGACGAGTACCTCGGCCGGCTCTCGATCCGGCACCAGCTGACCGAGTTCCTGCTCGAGCAGGGCGGCCACATCGGCTACGACGTACGCCCGTCCGCGCGCCGGCGCGGCCACGCGACCGCCATGCTCAAGTCGGCGCTGCCGATCACGCACGCGCTCGGCATCGACCCGGTGCTCGTGACCTGCGACAACGACAACGTGGGCTCGCGCAAGGTGATCGAGGCCAGTGGCGGTGTCCTGGAGGACGAACGGGTCGGCAAGCTCCGCTTCTGGGTCCCGACTGGCTAGTACAAGCGGCCCCAGCCGGGCCGCTTGGTGCCAAGGGCGTCGCAGCGAGCGAGCGGTGGTCCCTACATTCGCGCCATGCGCAGCCTCGCGTTCGCCCTTGCTGCCGGCCTCGTTCTCGCTGGCCTGCACGCAACGACCGCCCACGCCGCGGACCCGCCGGCGGCCGCCCGCCAGGAGTGGTCGATCCGCGCGGTGGCGAACAGCCGGTACGTCACGACCGAGATCAGCAAGGTCGGGGCCGACGCCAGCATGCTCCGGGCGCGCGGTGCCAATGCCGGTGCCTGGGAGCGCTACACGCTGCACAACGCCAACGACAGCGACGGCAGCACGTTCAGCATCAAGTCGCTCGCGAACGGCAAGTTCGTCACGGTGGAGGCGAACTATCCCGGCGCGTACCAAGGGCTCCTGCGTGCGAGGTCGGACAGCGTCGGCGCCTGGGAACGCTTCCGCCTCGAGGACGGCGGCGACAGCGACCCGACCACGGTGGCGATCTGGTCGTTCGGCGCCGCGAGGTACGTCACCACCGAGGTCAACGCAGCCGGCGAGGACGCCGGCATGCTGCGCGCCCGCTCGACCACCGTCGGCGGTTGGGAACGGTTCGTCCTCACCGACCTCACCGCGCCGCCGCCTCCCACCACGGACCAACCCACGCCATCGGCCGGCACCGTCTCGGTGATGTCGTGGAACGTCTGCGCGGCCAACAACGCCGCCTGCGACTTCTTCCACACCCCGGGCGGGCCGATGGCGAGCGCGGTGGCGACGCAGGCCACCAGCGCGGGCTTCGCCGCCGACGCCGTCCTGCTCCAGGAGGTCTGCGAGACGCACGCGCCGCTGGTGGAGCAGGAGCTCGAACGGCGCAGCGGAAGGGCCTGGTCGGTGCGGTTCGCGCCGTCGTACGAACGGCTCCCCAACCTCACTCCCGTCGTGCTCGTGCAGAAGGCCTGCCAGCGCGACACCGCCGGCGCTGCTCGAGGCTCGTTCGGCATCGCGTTGGCAGTGCCCGCCGAGAACGCCTGGTACCACTGGTATCCGCTGCCCTCGCCGCCCGCGACCGTCGCCAGCCCGCAGGAGCAGCGCGTCGCGGTGTGCGCGACGGTCGAGTCGAGAAAGCTGCACGTCTGCGCCGCGCACTTCAGCGCGGGGCATCCGACCTTGCCGCCGGCTGACGACTTCCGCCCCGAGCAGGCCCAGGCCTTGCTGCAACGCGTCGCGAAGTCCGGCTACACGTCGATCTTCGGCGGGGATCTCAACCTGTCACCGCCGGACGATGCCGAGGGCGACGAGCCGAAGAGCGCGCTGGTGCCCTTGTACGCCGCGTACGAGGAGTGCGACCAGTCGGCGCACGGAGGCGCCCGCGACGGGAGGCCGACGTTCGGCAGCCTGAAGCTCGACTACGTCTTCGGTCCGCCGAGCGCGACGTTCGCCTGCCGGGTGGGTGCGACCGGGCAGTCCGATCACGAGCCGATCTTCGCCACCGTCTCGATTCCGTAGCGGCCCACAGCCCCGCGCGAGGAGGGCCATGGCCGTCAGCGCGAGGACGAGGTAGGCGTTGCCCACGACCTGCTCGGCGAGCGACCACGTCAGCTCCTGGTCGGCGCCGTGCGGTGGCCACCAGATCGGGGCCAGGACGAACAGGCCGAACCAGGTCGCCGCCACCGGGATCGGATGGCGCCGGCCGACGGCGGTGCCGGAGACCAGCGCGACGCCGAGCGGGACCGCCCACACCCAGTGGTGGCTCCAGGAGACCGGCGAGCAGAGCAACGCCATCGTGCCGCAGACGGACACGCTGGCGAGCCGGTCGCCGCGCGACCAGAGTGCGCGCGCGAGCCACAAGGCGCCGACGACAGTCACGACGACCAGGACCAGCCACAGCCGCCCACCACCAGCCGTGTCCCCGCTGAGGCGGATGAGCAGGCCGTTCCACGACTGGTTGCTGGCGTACGCGAGCGCGCCGATCCGACCGGTGTCGGGGAGCAGTTCGGTCCAGTACTGCCAGGCGGTCCGCGGCGCGACGACGAAGCCGATCACCACGGTGCCGGCGAACGCCGCGATGGCGTGGGCCAACGCTCGCCACTGGCGGGTGACCAGCAGCAGGGCGAAGAAGACGAGCGGCGTGAGCTTGATCCCCGCGGCGATCCCGACCCAGATTCCGCGCGCGGGATGGTTCGCCCGCACGAGGTCGTAGACGATGACCGCGCAGAGGATCAGGTTGATCTGCCCGTACGAAACGGTCTCCCGGACCGGCTCGATCAGCAGGGATCCCGCGACGACGGCGACGAGGATCGCCGGATGCAGGCGGCCGGCGACGAGCTTGGCAAGGCCGACGCGCCACAGCGTCCACAGCGCGACCACCGACGCGGCGATTGAGGTCACGTACGCCAGCGGCCAGGGCAGCAACGCCGACGGGACGAAGACCAGCCCGGCGAACGGTGGATACGTGAACGGCAGCGGGCTCTTCGGCAGGCGAGCGGTGTAGAGGGTCGACGGATCGGTCAGCATCGCCGAGCCGCCGATTCGATAGACCTTGAGGTCGAAGCCGAAGTGCCTCCAGAGGAACGGCAACGCGATGGCGACCACCGCGCAGACGCCGGCCGCCACCCACCACTTCTTCCGCGAGCTGAGCACGGGACCCCCGCCGATGGTCGTCGCTCCTAAGGACGGCGCGGTACTACGCCGTCCTAGGTACTGACGCATGCGGACTACCGAAAGTTGCGCAAGGGAGCTGTCAGGTCAGGCGGGGTCGACCCGCCAGAGCCACTTCGCCTCGAGCTCGGCCGGCATGTCGACGCCGCAGGCGCGGGCGAGCAGCAGCGTGTGGGCGAGGACGTCGGCGAGCTCCGCGCGGAACGCCGCCTCCAGCTCCTCCGGCGACCGCCCGTTCGCGCGCGCCTGGCCGGTGCGCTTGAGGTACGCCTGGGTCAGCTCGCCGACCTCTTCCTGCAGCTTGAGCAGGTACCAGGTCTCGGTCCGTTCGAACCCGTGCGACTCGGCGTACGCCGAACTCACCGCCTCCACCCGGCGGGAGAGATCGTCCAGCTCCACGTGAGTGGCTAGATTTTCTTGACTGCGCAGAGCAGGCCGTCGCCGACCGGGAGCAGCAGCGGGATCACGCGCTCGTCCTCGAGCAGGGTCTTGTTCAGCTCGCGGATCGTCACCGTCGACGGGTCCCGCTGCGCGGGATCGGCGACGCGGTCGTGCCAGAGCGTGTTGTCGATCGCCACCACGCCGCCCGGGCGCAGCAGGCGGAGCGCCTCGGCGAAGTACTCCGGGTACTCCTTCTTGTCCCCGTCGCAGAACACCAGGTCGTACCCGCCGTCGGTGAGCCGCGGCAGCACGTCCAGCGCGCGGCCGGTGATCAGCCGGGTGCGCTGCGGCGGGATCCCGGCGTCGGCGAACGTCTCCCGCGCGAGCCGCTGGTGCTCGGCCTCGACGTCGACCGAGGTGAGCGTGCCGGACGGCACCATCCCGCGGATCAGCCAGACGCCGGAAACGCCGCAGCCCGTGCCGACCTCGACGACCGACTTGGCCTGGAGCAACGTGGCGAGGAAGCGCAGTGTGGCGCCGCCACCTGGGCCGATGGGCGGCGCACCGACCTCCGCACCCCGTGCGCGGGCGGCCGTGAGGACCTCGTCCTCGGCGACATAACTCTCGGCGTACGCCAGGCTCGCGGCGTTCAGCGGCGTGCTGATGGCTGCCTCCCTCAAGTCGTCGCCTACGTTCCGTGACGGAAGCCTAGTCGCGGTCGACTCGTCGAAGCAGCGAAGGCGGCGT is part of the Tenggerimyces flavus genome and encodes:
- the glgC gene encoding glucose-1-phosphate adenylyltransferase, translating into MARQPRVLGIVLAGGEGKRLLPLTADRAKPAVPFGGTYRLIDFVLSNLANAEYRQLCVLTQYKSHSLDRHVSLTWRMSTLLGNYVTPVPAQQRLGPRWYQGSADAIYQSLNLIYDDQPDHVVVFGADHVYRMDASQMVDQHIATGAGVTVAGIRMPRSQASAFGVIQAGGPSGREIEAFLEKPANPPGLADSPDESFVSMGNYVFSTDVLLEALRLDADDEGSVHDMGGSIIPLLTAKGEAYVYDFAENEVPGATDRDRFYWRDVGTLDSYHEAHMDLVSIDPVFNLYNRQWPIYTSFPQYPGAKLVEGGQANESILSMGSIIAGGAVDHCVLSPGVRVGRGARVDETVVLNNTVIGAGAVIKRAILDKNIVVPDGAEIGVDHEHDRARGFTVSADGVTVLGKGQEVIL
- a CDS encoding GNAT family N-acetyltransferase; amino-acid sequence: MLNGERVLLRATTRDDVPMLHRLESDADLQQLTNTRPWRPESLEAAYARYDKELVDLDKAMALFTIVPRDRADEVGSGVGYGLLWGIDVHQRVAHLGLSLVPEARGQGYGLDAVRVLLDYGFRIRALLRIGCETLTTNTGMIKVAEAAGFVREGVLRSVGYVDGERVDEQVFGLLYEEWKQK
- a CDS encoding GNAT family N-acetyltransferase → MPELIQPVARVHLSFLAAVQEFLAEGRGQASDRTMLGRETQKYGGTWSTPAGFAAYVEAIKADALPETPRAEGIVPATTLWYVDGDEYLGRLSIRHQLTEFLLEQGGHIGYDVRPSARRRGHATAMLKSALPITHALGIDPVLVTCDNDNVGSRKVIEASGGVLEDERVGKLRFWVPTG
- a CDS encoding endonuclease/exonuclease/phosphatase family protein → MRSLAFALAAGLVLAGLHATTAHAADPPAAARQEWSIRAVANSRYVTTEISKVGADASMLRARGANAGAWERYTLHNANDSDGSTFSIKSLANGKFVTVEANYPGAYQGLLRARSDSVGAWERFRLEDGGDSDPTTVAIWSFGAARYVTTEVNAAGEDAGMLRARSTTVGGWERFVLTDLTAPPPPTTDQPTPSAGTVSVMSWNVCAANNAACDFFHTPGGPMASAVATQATSAGFAADAVLLQEVCETHAPLVEQELERRSGRAWSVRFAPSYERLPNLTPVVLVQKACQRDTAGAARGSFGIALAVPAENAWYHWYPLPSPPATVASPQEQRVAVCATVESRKLHVCAAHFSAGHPTLPPADDFRPEQAQALLQRVAKSGYTSIFGGDLNLSPPDDAEGDEPKSALVPLYAAYEECDQSAHGGARDGRPTFGSLKLDYVFGPPSATFACRVGATGQSDHEPIFATVSIP
- a CDS encoding MazG nucleotide pyrophosphohydrolase domain-containing protein, which translates into the protein MELDDLSRRVEAVSSAYAESHGFERTETWYLLKLQEEVGELTQAYLKRTGQARANGRSPEELEAAFRAELADVLAHTLLLARACGVDMPAELEAKWLWRVDPA
- a CDS encoding O-methyltransferase is translated as MREAAISTPLNAASLAYAESYVAEDEVLTAARARGAEVGAPPIGPGGGATLRFLATLLQAKSVVEVGTGCGVSGVWLIRGMVPSGTLTSVDVEAEHQRLARETFADAGIPPQRTRLITGRALDVLPRLTDGGYDLVFCDGDKKEYPEYFAEALRLLRPGGVVAIDNTLWHDRVADPAQRDPSTVTIRELNKTLLEDERVIPLLLPVGDGLLCAVKKI